AAGTATAATTAGAACTATGATTAAAATCATAATCCTCTGTTTTATAGTGTAATAAAGTTTTTTGCTTATTGTTTGGTGTTAATAACCAATGGAATGGTGTAAGTGGAGGTTACAGGAATTCCTCTTTTTTGCGCAGGATGTATGGCAGGTAAAGATTGGATGATCTTTTGAATTTCTATAGATAAATTAGGGATTTTTATTTTTAAAGAATCTTTAGCAATTATCTTGTTGCATAAAAAAACGCCATTTTTATCAATGGTAAAATTAATTTGTAAAGTGTCAGAAATATTTTCTTTACTAATAAATTTTAAATGTTGAACTCGACTACTAATTTCTTGATGAATGGATTGTTCAAAACAAGTTTTACTTTCTTCAAAATTTAATAAAGCATCGCAGTTTTTAAATTGTGGAAACTGATCTATTTGCGTAAAATCTATAGCCTCAATTTTTTTAGACTCTCCTTTGCATAGTGCGGAGGTCACCGAACAAATCTTTTCGCAAGAGAAAAGAGTCAAAGCTAAAATAATGGCAATTAGTTTGTTCATGTGTATATGCTCGTTAAGTTCAAAAATACATTTTTTTAAGAAGATTGCTGTATATTGCTTTAAAAGAAAGGCTGTTATGGATTATATATTACTGTTTTTTGGTTTTTTTCTGGTTATTGGAGGAATTATAGGTTCTTTTTTACCCGTTGTGCCAGGTCCACCTACAGGTTGGTTGGGTTTGTTGTTGTTAAATTTAACATCAAAAGTAATAACAGATTGGACTTTTTTAGGAGTTACATTGGCCATTGCCATACTCGTGGTAATTGCCGATTATATAATTCCTGCTTTAGGTGCTAAAAAGTTTGGTGGTAGTAAATATGGAATTTGGGGTTCAACCATTGGGTTGATTGTAGGATTGCTTTTTACGCCAATAGGAATGATTTTATGTTTGTTTTTAGGAGCGTTTATAGGGGAGTTAATTCACGATAGTAAAAACATTCAAAAAGCAATTAAAGCCTCTTTAGGTTCAGTAATTGGGTTCTTTTTTTCTACAGCAATTAAGTTAATTGTAGGGATTGTTTTTTTGGTCTATTTTGTTAAAATAGTCATAGAAAACAAAGCTGCTTTCTTTTAATAAAACAGTTGTAAATAAAAAAAGCAACCCGTAAAAGGGAAGCTTTCCATTGGTAATTAAACCCTAAAACTACTCTCGTAGTTCTACAACAACAAGGCAAAGGTAGTTTTTTTGATGAATTAAGCATAATACCAAGTTGTTTATTTTTAGTAGATTATTATGTATGCTGTTTCAAAATTTGTTTTACCAAATATTCAGCGTTAAATTCTCAATACTCAATACTTAGTACTCGATACTAAATCATTATCTTTGCCAGCTAAGAATTAACGCATTATACATTAAATAAGTACCAGCATGCAATTATCAGAACAAGAAATTGTAAGAAGAGAAAAGCTTGACAAATTAAGAGCTTTAGGAATTAACCCATATCCAGCGGATTTATTTCCAGTAGATAACTATTCTAAACAAATTAAGGAAGGATATGAAGAAGGGAAGAAAGTAGTAATTGCTGGACGTTTAATGCGAAAGAAAATTCAAGGAAAAGCTTCGTTTGCAGAGTTACAAGATGCAGAAGGAAGAATTCAGATTTACTTTAATCGT
Above is a genomic segment from Wenyingzhuangia fucanilytica containing:
- a CDS encoding DUF456 domain-containing protein; protein product: MDYILLFFGFFLVIGGIIGSFLPVVPGPPTGWLGLLLLNLTSKVITDWTFLGVTLAIAILVVIADYIIPALGAKKFGGSKYGIWGSTIGLIVGLLFTPIGMILCLFLGAFIGELIHDSKNIQKAIKASLGSVIGFFFSTAIKLIVGIVFLVYFVKIVIENKAAFF